CAAATTTGTATGAAAATGTTGATAAGGGGGAGTTCCATATTTGAAtcaaaattttcaaagtgtgGATGAGGCCGGTCATTTTTTTAGGGCTTATGTTTTACGAAGGATTTGCTATTAAAATTCAAGCTAGCCATCGTAATAAAGACAACGAGATATATGGTCGTTTATATGTTTGTAGGTTTTCCGAGAGTAGTCAAAATAAACGGCATAGAGAGGTTCTTCCTAAAAGTGAGTGCAAGGTGAGGATGTAtgtcaattatcaaaagaaaaaacatCACTGGGAGGTAACTAGCCTTGAATTGGTACACAACCACGCTCTTGTTTCCCCTAGTAAGATGAATTTGGTACAACGAGAAAGACATGTCAACACCGCGACCCGTAGTTTGATTAAAACGCTTTATGGTTCGGGGGTTCATAATTCTCAAGTGATGAATATGATTGGTAACATTCATGAAGGTAATGATAAAGTTAGTTTCAATGTTCAACATGTTGGGAATGTGTTAAGAGACGAGAGGAAGAAAAGGTTTGAGATTAGTGACGCCCAAGCGGGGTTGGACTTGTTACATAGGTTGAATGAAGAAAGTggttctaaatattttattaggaCCGAAGTCGATGAAGAGAATCGCTTGAAGTGTCTAGTATGGATTGATTTGAGATGTATAATGGCTTACCAAAATTTTGGCGATGTTATGGCTTTTGATACCACTTATCGGACAAATAGGTATGCAATGCCATTTGTCCCATTTACCGGAGTCAATCATCATTATCAATCGGTAATTTTCGGGTTTGCATTGATGCGGAATGAACACGCGTCGACTTTTGAGTGGATTCTTCGTACTTGGCTTGAAGGTATGGGGAATAATCCTCCATTGACTATAATCACGGATCAAGATTAAGCTATGGTAAGCGCTATTGTGGTTATACTCCCGAATACTACCCATTTATTGTGTTCTTGGCACATTAGTAAAAAATTCCCAAAGAAATTAGCGCATTACTATTCGGCTTTTCCGGAATTTAAGACGGACTTCAACCATTACATTTATAAATCTCTCATCGAATGTATTTTTGAGGCTAGATGGGCGTCGTTTGTGGAAAAGTATCACTTGCAAGAGCATAAATGGTTAAATGGGTTATATGAGTTGAAGCGCAAGTGGATTCCTGCATATACTAGAAACACATTTTCGGCGTTTCAAAATAGTACATCGAGGAGTGAGGGGATGAATTCTTTCTTTGATAAGTATGTGAGTTCGGCAACGGGTTTGAAGGAATTCATTGAAAATGCCCAAAAAGCATTGGCAAGGCAATTCATGAGGGAGAAGGAAGAAGATTATGTCACCATTAATCTAAAACATCCCATGAAATTGCATACCACATTGGAGTATCATGCTTCTTGTATCTACACTAAGGAAATGTTTAGAAGATTTTAAGATGAATTGGTTGAGTCTTCAAAATACTTTGTTGAAAAAGACCGACGAGCTAGTGAAGAAGGGGAGATAATGGGGGATGATTATACGTACTATAGTTGTTATAGGCCCATGTCCGAGCCTACGAGAAGAAATGTTTATTTTGTGGCATTCGAGAAAGCAAGCTTTTTGGGAGTGTGTACGTGTAGAATGCTTGAACATTCAGGACTACCTTGTATACACCTATTGGCGGTCTTCACTAAGAAACAGATGTCGGAAATTCCCCCGTATTACATAAACCGCAGGTGGATAATGCAtgccaatagagttgatggtgtgtTTCCTTACAATTTGGATGTTGGACAAAGTCATGAGATGACCTCAACCGATCGATTTAATAGCAAGATAATGTTAACCATGAGTTTTTATCAAAGTAGCATTGCATCCAAGGAACGGTATCATTATGCCGTTGGAGTGATGAATCGAGAAATACCAATTCTCGAAAGAATGAGCGTTGATGGAATTAAATTTTACGAAAGCAATTCTCATGCTCCAAATGCAAGTGCTCATGAAGAACCAATTCTTGACCCTATTATGTCCCAAACTAAAGGGAGGAAGAAGGACGTTCGTTTTAAAAGTCCCATGGAATCGATTGGTAAAAAGGAGAAGCCGCCAAGAAAGTGCACCTATTGTCAAATGGAAGGCCATGATAAAAGCAAGTGTGCTGGTAGAGTAGAAGATCTTAAAAACGCTCAAGAATTGCAATATAATTAGTAGTGTAGCATTTGTAACCGAATGTTGTAATCTTTTAATGGATTTGAATTTTTAGTGTTTAACATTGCTTTCTTTTTTGTTATGttttattgtcatataattgCCAATTATTGTCATATAATTATGTTTTATTGTGATAGGTAACATGACTAGCGAGTATAGTGGTGACAAAAACTCCGATCATAGTTATGATTTGGTTTCCCACGTTACCAACACATTCTCGGACTCCCTACCAAGCGACTCGTGGTATGAGGATAATGACGAGGAAGATGTGGTCTCACCAACCTTTAGTGAGATGGAAGATGCATGTACCGAGTTGATGTCCCTTGTGGATAATGACGAGCCGCCCCATGTGGAGGAAGAGGAAACAGACTTGTACCCACTCGATGAGGAAGCTTATCGGGCCAAAAATTGGATCGAGGCATGCAATTGGATGGAGGGTACTAAACCGTGGAGATTGGTGAACTCTCATCTGGATCCGTACTTCCTTCCGATCTTGAATTTGGGCAACAACACGCCCGATGGAAAATGGAAAAAATCCGGATGGAATGGCGGTAAGCTTGTTAAATGTGATCGGATTGTCGATATTGTAAACTTGAGGCCTCGTGAGGGTTGTAATATGGACCAAATACACATTGAATATGTGAAGGGTTAGGTTTCAAACCTAACGGAAAGGACGGAGAGGGAATGCGGGacatattttgcaagattttgtctctacgATGGGTCGAATATGATTCTCGTTACCATTTGGAACGACTCCAGCCCTTACCCGTGGAAACTTACGGAAGGGCATATCCGTGATGGTTGTGTACTTGTTCTCTACCATATTGCATGCTTCGTGGATACTACGCAAGGAGTTGCTCAACATCGGTTATCCAATGGTCTTTCTAATATATTAGGTATTTTTGGTTAGGATCAATATATTTCGTAAAATTTAGTGGATTGTATTGATCGTGTAATTTTCATTCGAACTtatgtattttataattttcattGAATTTGAGCGGCAATTATGTATTTTCTATGAATTAAAGTATGAAATTTGAGATTGAAAGTGTACCTATAAATTTGAGAttgaaaattaaaatttacaagtcGAACTATACATTAGAAATTGTTATGAAATGTATTGAAAAGTTTTTTTAACATTTGGACAAAATGTTGACTTTTATTGACTTTTTAAGGAATTTTCAATTTAATgtaaaaattgaatttttttttttgaaaatcactTATTACCATATTTTAAGACTTTTGAGAGTGGTTTGGATTTTTGGAAGTTAGTTTAGGACTAACTTCTAAAATTTAAGAAATTTCAACAGAAGCTTGCATGCATTACTCTGTTTTTGCTCTATTTTTGTGGAGAAAAACAAAGGGATTTCCGCGGTTGGGCTGAAGAGGGACCGCGGAAAATTTTCGCGGTTGGGCGGGGATTTTTTTTCTGCAGACTGTATGCAGACAGCCAACAAAAACCAACATCCAGCAAAAAAAACAAAATCCAGCCAACAAATTGCCAACAATCCTCCAAAATCCAGCATAATTCCCACACACCAACAATCCTCCAAAATCCAgcataattcaccaaaatttatTCACAACAATCCTCCAAAATTAAACCAAAAAAACCTAAATAAAACAGGAcaatataaaatcaaataaaatccAAGTACGTAATCCGACAACCTAAAATCAAATGAAATCCAAGTACGTAAACCGACAACCTAAAATTAAATGAAATCCAAGTACGTAATCCGACAACCTAAAATCAAATGAAATCCAAGTACGTAATCCGATAacctaaaatcaaagaaaatccAACCACATATGAAATAAAATCCCACCACATAAGTACTACGAAGCTTCGTGATGCCTATGCATACGAGTCACGGGAATCCCCCTTGCCTTCCCTAGTTGAAGCTCCTGGGCTATCCGATACCTAAAGGTATTCACCTCCTCCTGCGACCAATTCGGTACCTCAGCTAAGTCATATCCTTGCGTGAAGTAGTCCATGTACTTCATCACATAAACACCGCAATCATTGGAGTTTCGTTGCTTTGGCCTGGACGGTAGAGCTAGG
The sequence above is drawn from the Apium graveolens cultivar Ventura chromosome 2, ASM990537v1, whole genome shotgun sequence genome and encodes:
- the LOC141685502 gene encoding protein FAR1-RELATED SEQUENCE 5-like; protein product: MRPVIFLGLMFYEGFAIKIQASHRNKDNEIYGRLYVCRFSESSQNKRHREVLPKSECKVRMYVNYQKKKHHWEVTSLELVHNHALVSPSKMNLVQRERHVNTATRSLIKTLYGSGVHNSQVMNMIGNIHEGNDKVSFNVQHVGNVLRDERKKRFEISDAQAGLDLLHRLNEESGSKYFIRTEVDEENRLKCLVWIDLRCIMAYQNFGDVMAFDTTYRTNRYAMPFVPFTGVNHHYQSVIFGFALMRNEHASTFEWILRTWLEGMGNNPPLTIITDQD
- the LOC141685509 gene encoding protein FAR1-RELATED SEQUENCE 5-like, with the translated sequence MVSAIVVILPNTTHLLCSWHISKKFPKKLAHYYSAFPEFKTDFNHYIYKSLIECIFEARWASFVEKYHLQEHKWLNGLYELKRKWIPAYTRNTFSAFQNSTSRSEGMNSFFDKYVSSATGLKEFIENAQKALARQFMREKEEDYVTINLKHPMKLHTTLEYHASCIYTKEMFRRF